In one Flammeovirga yaeyamensis genomic region, the following are encoded:
- a CDS encoding RagB/SusD family nutrient uptake outer membrane protein: MKKLINIIIAGVFLIPSMWSCAGFLDETNPNAMTTSIFGTTPEELNMGLTSVYSTFKEKNLLAIIQEYNRDDMTIIGVAKALPTNNEFYYKTFNSATSIVSDKWSRLYKGIFRANQVIENYYQVYPEELELDLAGEEVIIEDENDTHRYIIAQARFFRGLFHFYLHSSFNEGSIIIYDFIPENETDFYQHLQDESVVREFFLKELEFAKNNLPIAWDGMDKGRVTAGAAASVMGQSYLYSGEYEKAAEYLKDVIDNYGYTLTENINDNFSEYGEFNSESILEISYSNTYNQEFNGGDDAQTANDLPQAYSFVGGFGGHQPSLWLTMAYKNDPMDPTDNRNYYENDEGNMVLRPYSLRTSYSIALVDDIVPYYQTLPFEQPQPFRNQRTSYFRKHTRWETHTSEIENGLVRSGLNVRVLRLADVYLMYAEAMIKGGKDDAGLAEALKYINKVRYRSALELIGPSASSEYSSSQHNEMVYTAQTLMEHLMYIERPLELSLEGHAIRQIDLRRWGITKQRFEDLSTREYHVGTYSAVGSDGKTINKWGSVLFDGASDNNAVNKNEFGISAVNYVNSLHDYWPLPNAETISNPNFN, encoded by the coding sequence ATGAAAAAATTAATCAACATAATCATAGCGGGAGTTTTCTTAATCCCATCCATGTGGTCTTGTGCAGGCTTTTTAGACGAGACCAACCCCAATGCCATGACGACCAGTATCTTCGGTACCACTCCAGAAGAACTCAACATGGGTCTAACATCGGTTTACAGTACTTTTAAGGAGAAGAACCTATTGGCGATTATCCAAGAGTACAATAGAGATGATATGACAATTATTGGTGTTGCCAAAGCATTGCCAACCAATAATGAGTTTTACTATAAAACATTTAACTCGGCAACATCCATAGTAAGTGATAAATGGTCGAGATTATATAAAGGAATCTTCAGGGCAAATCAGGTTATCGAAAACTATTATCAAGTATACCCTGAGGAATTGGAATTGGATTTAGCGGGTGAGGAAGTGATTATCGAAGATGAAAACGATACGCACCGTTACATCATCGCCCAAGCTCGTTTCTTTAGAGGGCTATTCCACTTCTACTTGCATTCATCATTCAATGAAGGAAGCATAATAATTTATGATTTTATTCCAGAAAATGAGACGGATTTCTACCAACATTTACAAGACGAAAGTGTAGTGAGAGAGTTCTTTTTGAAAGAATTAGAGTTCGCTAAAAATAACTTACCTATTGCATGGGACGGTATGGATAAAGGTCGTGTAACCGCTGGGGCAGCAGCATCAGTGATGGGACAGAGTTATTTATACAGTGGCGAATATGAAAAAGCAGCAGAATATCTAAAAGATGTGATCGATAATTATGGATACACATTAACAGAGAACATCAATGATAATTTTAGTGAGTATGGTGAGTTTAATTCAGAATCTATTTTAGAGATTTCTTACTCGAATACTTACAATCAGGAGTTCAACGGAGGCGACGATGCACAAACTGCCAACGACCTTCCTCAAGCGTATAGTTTTGTAGGTGGATTTGGTGGTCATCAGCCAAGTTTATGGTTAACTATGGCCTATAAGAACGATCCTATGGACCCAACAGACAATAGAAATTACTACGAAAATGATGAAGGGAATATGGTATTAAGACCTTATTCGCTTAGAACATCGTATTCTATTGCTTTGGTTGATGATATCGTTCCTTATTATCAAACACTTCCTTTTGAGCAGCCGCAACCTTTTAGAAATCAAAGAACCTCTTATTTCAGAAAACATACTCGATGGGAGACGCATACTTCAGAAATCGAAAATGGTTTGGTACGTTCTGGTCTTAATGTTAGAGTACTTCGTTTGGCAGATGTGTATTTAATGTATGCTGAAGCGATGATCAAAGGAGGAAAAGATGATGCAGGATTGGCTGAAGCGTTGAAATATATCAACAAAGTACGTTATCGTTCTGCTTTAGAGTTGATTGGTCCTTCGGCATCAAGCGAATATTCTTCTTCTCAACACAATGAAATGGTGTATACAGCACAAACGTTAATGGAGCATTTGATGTACATCGAAAGACCTTTAGAATTGTCGTTGGAAGGTCACGCCATTCGTCAGATTGACTTGAGAAGATGGGGAATTACCAAACAACGTTTCGAGGATTTATCCACTAGAGAATATCATGTGGGTACATACTCTGCGGTCGGTTCCGATGGTAAAACCATCAATAAATGGGGATCTGTACTATTTGATGGAGCATCAGATAATAACGCAGTGAATAAAAATGAGTTTGGTATTTCAGCGGTGAACTACGTGAACTCATTACACGATTACTGGCCTCTTCCAAACGCAGAAACTATTTCAAACCCTAATTTCAATTAG
- a CDS encoding T9SS type A sorting domain-containing protein, producing MKGIIITSPGLESWIYIPKGINYTLGTKFTAFWIKNTTGITLQSGKLDGQQIINVIDLPQGLYLLKLQSEEGIITKKFFKN from the coding sequence TTGAAAGGCATAATTATCACTAGCCCAGGACTTGAGTCCTGGATCTATATCCCAAAAGGTATAAATTACACATTAGGGACAAAATTCACTGCTTTTTGGATAAAAAATACAACAGGTATTACTCTACAAAGTGGTAAATTGGATGGACAACAAATCATAAATGTGATCGATCTTCCTCAGGGTTTATATCTATTGAAACTACAATCTGAAGAAGGGATAATTACAAAGAAATTTTTTAAAAATTAG
- a CDS encoding arylsulfatase has protein sequence MKYITRSTIGIALLISFLYIKSCSDIDKPNVIIILTDDMGYGDIAAHGNKDISTPHIDQLHDESLRLTNFHVNPTCAPSRSSLMTGKDANRVGVWHTVMGRSLLYEEEETMADVFSANNYATGLFGKWHLGDNYPFASQYRGFQEVLTHGGGGVGQTPDYWNNDYFDDVYLRNGQEEKVEGYCTDVWFREALAFIKENKENPFFCYISTNAPHSPLNVPFSYAEPYLKKGIQEDRAKFYGMISNIDDNVGKLRKKLEEWGIADNTILIFMSDNGTANGAKLKGKQLLSGYNANMRGVKGSPYDGGHRVPFYVHWKNGNLNHGIDIHQLTAHIDVLPTLIKMCGLSNVPTINFDGIDLSQIFLGSEENLDVNRILIGDSQRLETPKKWRNSYVMMGQWRLINGTELYNLKRDPSQVKNVFDLEHQIVKQLKEAYEKHWVEISPSFHRFAYIKLGNDVEKISKLTAHDWHVEEQHKIPWNQQLIRKGQEGTGHWKVDFVKEGKYKIVLRRWPKEVNLPLNAQTRPFYSDYCDYHLVEGKKMEFTNAYLTVGNKTWEQKVQPNAASVSFDVELRKGATEMTASFKTSDNVLQGAYYVYVEKLGMFKSL, from the coding sequence ATGAAATATATAACAAGATCAACTATTGGGATTGCACTATTAATCTCATTTCTATATATCAAAAGTTGTAGTGATATTGATAAACCCAATGTGATTATTATACTTACCGACGATATGGGTTATGGTGATATTGCCGCACATGGAAATAAAGATATTTCAACACCTCATATCGACCAACTACATGATGAAAGTTTAAGGCTAACGAATTTCCATGTAAATCCTACATGTGCGCCTTCAAGAAGTTCTTTGATGACAGGAAAAGATGCCAATCGTGTAGGTGTGTGGCATACGGTGATGGGAAGGTCATTACTCTATGAAGAAGAGGAAACAATGGCAGATGTATTTTCTGCCAATAATTATGCAACAGGCTTATTTGGGAAATGGCATTTAGGCGATAATTATCCATTTGCCTCACAATATAGAGGGTTTCAAGAAGTTTTAACTCATGGTGGAGGAGGAGTCGGACAAACGCCAGATTATTGGAACAACGATTACTTTGATGATGTGTACCTAAGAAATGGTCAAGAAGAAAAAGTGGAAGGGTATTGTACCGATGTGTGGTTTAGAGAAGCCTTGGCTTTTATCAAAGAGAATAAAGAAAATCCGTTCTTTTGTTATATTTCAACCAATGCACCTCACTCTCCATTAAATGTCCCTTTCTCGTATGCTGAACCTTATCTTAAAAAAGGAATTCAAGAAGATAGAGCCAAGTTCTACGGTATGATTTCTAATATCGATGATAATGTAGGCAAATTGAGGAAAAAGCTGGAAGAATGGGGTATTGCAGATAATACCATTTTGATATTCATGTCGGATAATGGTACTGCAAATGGAGCTAAATTAAAGGGAAAGCAACTATTAAGTGGCTACAATGCCAATATGAGGGGAGTGAAAGGTAGTCCCTATGATGGAGGACACCGAGTCCCATTTTATGTGCATTGGAAGAATGGGAATTTGAATCATGGAATAGATATCCATCAGCTTACTGCACATATTGATGTGCTTCCGACACTGATAAAAATGTGTGGTTTATCGAATGTCCCAACTATAAATTTTGATGGTATAGATCTATCCCAAATATTTCTGGGTAGTGAAGAAAATTTAGATGTCAATCGAATACTAATTGGTGATTCTCAACGCTTAGAAACACCTAAGAAATGGCGTAACTCCTATGTGATGATGGGGCAATGGCGATTAATTAATGGGACAGAATTATATAATTTAAAAAGGGATCCCTCTCAGGTAAAAAATGTATTTGATTTAGAACATCAGATAGTGAAACAATTAAAGGAAGCTTACGAAAAACATTGGGTAGAAATCTCCCCATCATTTCATCGCTTTGCTTACATCAAATTGGGGAATGATGTCGAGAAAATATCAAAGTTGACGGCCCATGATTGGCATGTTGAAGAACAACATAAAATTCCGTGGAACCAACAATTAATTCGAAAAGGACAAGAAGGAACTGGGCATTGGAAAGTAGATTTTGTCAAAGAGGGGAAGTATAAGATTGTGTTAAGACGATGGCCAAAAGAAGTGAATTTGCCATTAAATGCACAAACTAGACCCTTCTACTCAGACTACTGTGATTATCATTTAGTGGAAGGTAAGAAAATGGAATTCACCAATGCTTATTTAACCGTAGGCAATAAAACATGGGAACAAAAAGTGCAACCTAATGCTGCATCCGTAAGTTTTGATGTAGAGTTAAGAAAAGGAGCAACGGAAATGACGGCTTCCTTTAAAACATCAGATAATGTGTTGCAAGGTGCTTATTATGTGTATGTAGAGAAATTAGGAATGTTTAAAAGCCTATAA
- a CDS encoding glycoside hydrolase family 117 protein produces the protein MNFKTQTKLGYLLLLILCSNFGCQSIKDQPENTSAFPFILPKEKPTDRMLSRSMERNYSYSAPRPEHNELYSQFKYTELKGFDYNDHDGTISRRDPSKIIFENGQYYVWYTKRHTPTSPKGAKNCNDTIPSSDWDLSDIWYATSKDGFTWKEQGVAVPRPPKPNVGWRSVTTTDILKWKGKFYLYYQGFMEASGKRGDDCPVAVSYADSPDGPWTPANKIVIPNGKEGEWDQYSIHDPYPLVYKGKIYLYYKSDFDGDPNLVRMQGLAVADDPLGPFEKHPLNPIITSGHETTLFPFKDGIAALVIKDGNEHFTIQYAEDGVNFEIASISSLMPTAAGPYIPDAFDSNGNGRGITWGISHFVNATTWSHNHSILTRFDCDLSLDVDDPDMKKTFEYWKPETYYKQGLTKKQKERILKENQKVKVSK, from the coding sequence ATGAATTTTAAAACACAAACAAAACTTGGCTATCTGCTATTATTAATACTGTGCAGTAACTTTGGTTGTCAGTCAATAAAAGATCAACCAGAAAATACGTCGGCCTTTCCGTTTATTCTTCCTAAAGAAAAACCAACGGATAGAATGTTAAGCCGATCGATGGAAAGAAACTATTCGTATTCCGCTCCACGACCAGAACACAACGAGTTGTATTCTCAATTTAAATACACCGAACTAAAGGGTTTCGATTATAACGATCATGACGGTACAATTTCGAGAAGAGATCCGTCGAAAATCATTTTTGAGAATGGTCAGTATTATGTATGGTATACTAAACGACATACACCTACTTCTCCAAAAGGAGCTAAAAACTGTAACGATACCATCCCATCGAGCGATTGGGATTTATCCGATATTTGGTACGCTACGAGTAAAGATGGCTTTACTTGGAAAGAACAAGGTGTAGCTGTTCCTCGTCCTCCAAAACCAAATGTGGGTTGGAGATCGGTCACTACCACAGATATTTTAAAGTGGAAAGGGAAGTTCTATTTGTATTATCAAGGATTTATGGAGGCAAGTGGTAAGCGTGGTGACGATTGCCCGGTAGCCGTTTCTTACGCCGATTCTCCTGACGGTCCTTGGACACCAGCAAATAAGATTGTGATCCCGAATGGTAAAGAAGGAGAATGGGATCAATATTCTATTCACGATCCATATCCATTAGTATACAAAGGCAAGATCTATCTGTATTATAAATCGGACTTTGATGGCGACCCTAATTTAGTTAGAATGCAAGGTTTAGCTGTCGCTGATGATCCACTTGGTCCATTCGAAAAGCATCCGTTGAACCCGATCATTACTTCTGGACACGAAACCACTTTATTCCCATTTAAAGACGGTATTGCAGCTTTAGTGATTAAGGATGGCAATGAGCATTTCACTATTCAGTATGCTGAAGATGGGGTAAATTTTGAGATTGCTTCTATTAGTTCTTTAATGCCAACAGCGGCTGGCCCGTATATTCCCGATGCATTTGATAGTAATGGCAACGGTAGAGGAATCACTTGGGGTATTTCCCATTTTGTAAATGCAACTACTTGGTCGCATAACCACTCTATCCTTACTCGTTTTGATTGCGATTTAAGCTTGGATGTGGATGATCCTGATATGAAGAAAACCTTTGAGTATTGGAAACCTGAAACATATTATAAGCAAGGGTTGACGAAGAAACAGAAGGAGAGAATTTTGAAGGAGAATCAGAAGGTGAAAGTAAGTAAATAA
- a CDS encoding SusC/RagA family TonB-linked outer membrane protein, producing the protein MLKFFTNMLCLRSLYLWTLLLAITLSFKVSAQQNQNLISGKIVDENDQPLPGVNVVIEGTSKGTITDFSGVFKLQVFNKNAKLEISSIGYETQTIALEGKKIINLKMELDVQALDEVVVIGYGEQKKKEVTGAVGRVSGEEILNVSTSDVGGALQGQIAGVNVQASSGQPGATANIMIRGLSSITGSSTPLYVVDGVPFDGDPGLSPYEIASIDVLKDAASAAIYGTRGASGVILITTKKGHEGEMKINFDGYYGVQKITNGVHLMNFEEYIYAEMLRIENTDPKAHSENLWLPISENPATFTNNTRMSDVIFQDNAPVQNYNLTASGGRAGMRYNVNANYFSQDGSIINSGFERMSLRANNTYKKKKFTLSTNLALKRETRRFTPQTLLTDAYKYKPYQQPIDPNQETIVSQSDLENTESNDIQNMSFLMSKLKRQDESVINQINYNLKLDYDLIKGLKLSSRFGGAITEGTREIIEPNIKSYTAQGKEVTIRNYRSGVRNVSSSRDNWSWENSINYTKKVGGHQFKVLGVFSLESYNYGSFYGQKKDLVSNEITVLDGATSDPLAGNETGFNQNKTNNLIGMLGRFQYNYKGRYLLSASVRRDGSSRFSEQNRWGVFPSLSVGWNISEEAFWGGGLKDHFNVFKLRGSYGTTGNQNFLDYSNATAIFLNKDYVFGTATNENLQVGATQVNFANVNVQWETTIQSNIGIDFGFFNNKLTFTADVYNTDKQDMLFPVLIPASTGGGINPTVVLNVGNMNNKGVELTANYKHIGKKGFDWNIGGTFSKNENKITKMAGANKVAYLNGSVAVAVGSNAQDKLSVLKEGYEAGAFFLVQSDGILSTQEEVDAYNEYFGAEVAKLGDLKLVDQPTIDTTGDGIPDTGDRQIDDEDRVYAGSGMPDFEVGLNMGASYKGFDISVQFYGAFGGEVINGNKAFAYQEGVHKDLVYQWTEQNPTTNVPAYRGGGHENYRGRNDIYLEDGSFVRLRNVTIGYMLPENLNKKMGISKFRIYATAINPLTFTNYTGYDPEVGNNGLSSRGIDRGTYPVTASYRVGLQFGF; encoded by the coding sequence ATGTTGAAATTTTTTACAAACATGTTGTGCTTGAGATCTCTCTATCTATGGACGTTGCTATTGGCAATTACCTTATCATTTAAGGTATCCGCACAACAAAACCAAAATCTAATTTCAGGTAAAATAGTTGATGAAAACGACCAACCTTTACCTGGCGTGAATGTAGTAATCGAAGGAACAAGCAAAGGTACGATCACTGACTTTAGTGGTGTCTTCAAGCTGCAAGTATTTAACAAGAACGCAAAACTAGAAATCTCTTCTATTGGCTATGAAACACAAACAATAGCGTTAGAAGGAAAAAAAATAATCAATCTAAAAATGGAGTTGGATGTGCAAGCATTGGACGAAGTAGTAGTAATTGGTTATGGCGAACAGAAAAAGAAAGAAGTTACCGGAGCTGTAGGCCGAGTTTCTGGAGAAGAAATTCTGAATGTGTCTACTTCTGATGTGGGGGGCGCATTGCAAGGACAAATTGCAGGTGTGAACGTACAAGCTTCATCGGGTCAACCTGGTGCAACAGCAAACATTATGATTCGTGGTTTGAGTTCTATCACAGGGTCAAGTACTCCTTTATATGTAGTCGACGGCGTACCATTTGATGGTGACCCGGGTTTATCACCTTACGAAATTGCTTCCATTGATGTATTAAAAGATGCGGCTTCAGCTGCGATTTATGGTACAAGAGGTGCTTCGGGTGTGATCTTAATTACCACAAAGAAAGGTCACGAAGGCGAAATGAAAATTAATTTCGACGGATATTATGGTGTGCAAAAAATCACGAACGGAGTACATTTAATGAATTTCGAAGAGTATATATATGCAGAGATGTTGCGTATAGAAAACACCGATCCTAAGGCACATTCTGAAAACTTGTGGTTACCCATTTCGGAAAACCCAGCGACGTTTACCAACAATACTAGAATGTCGGATGTTATTTTTCAGGATAATGCACCCGTACAAAACTACAACTTAACAGCATCGGGTGGTAGAGCCGGTATGAGATATAATGTAAACGCCAATTACTTCTCTCAAGATGGTTCAATTATCAATTCTGGTTTTGAAAGAATGAGTTTGAGAGCCAATAATACCTACAAGAAAAAGAAGTTTACCCTTTCGACCAACTTAGCACTAAAAAGAGAAACAAGAAGGTTTACACCTCAAACGCTTTTAACCGATGCGTATAAATATAAGCCTTACCAACAACCAATTGATCCGAATCAGGAAACGATTGTTTCTCAAAGTGATTTGGAAAATACAGAATCAAATGATATTCAAAACATGAGTTTCTTGATGTCGAAATTAAAGCGTCAGGACGAAAGTGTGATCAATCAAATCAATTATAACTTGAAGTTGGATTATGATTTAATCAAAGGGCTAAAACTTTCTTCAAGATTCGGTGGAGCCATTACAGAAGGCACGCGTGAAATCATTGAACCGAATATTAAATCATACACTGCCCAAGGAAAAGAAGTTACTATTCGTAATTATAGATCGGGTGTAAGAAATGTGAGTAGCTCAAGAGATAACTGGTCTTGGGAAAACTCAATCAACTATACCAAAAAAGTAGGAGGACATCAATTTAAAGTATTGGGGGTATTCTCTTTAGAAAGCTATAATTATGGTTCATTCTATGGTCAGAAAAAAGATCTAGTAAGTAATGAGATAACAGTGTTGGATGGAGCAACAAGTGATCCGTTAGCAGGAAATGAAACTGGTTTCAATCAGAATAAAACAAACAACTTGATTGGTATGTTGGGCCGTTTTCAATACAACTACAAAGGACGTTATTTATTAAGTGCATCGGTAAGAAGAGATGGATCTTCTAGATTCTCTGAGCAAAATAGATGGGGTGTTTTTCCTTCTTTATCGGTAGGTTGGAATATTTCCGAAGAAGCGTTCTGGGGAGGAGGTTTGAAAGACCACTTCAATGTATTTAAGCTAAGAGGTAGTTATGGTACAACAGGTAACCAAAACTTCTTAGATTACAGTAATGCCACTGCTATTTTCTTAAATAAAGATTATGTATTTGGTACAGCAACCAACGAGAATCTTCAGGTGGGTGCCACTCAGGTTAACTTTGCGAACGTGAATGTGCAATGGGAAACAACAATACAATCCAACATTGGTATTGACTTCGGTTTCTTTAATAACAAACTGACTTTCACAGCAGATGTATACAATACTGACAAGCAAGATATGTTATTCCCAGTACTTATTCCTGCTTCTACAGGTGGTGGAATTAACCCGACGGTAGTCTTGAACGTGGGTAACATGAATAACAAAGGGGTAGAACTTACAGCCAACTATAAGCACATTGGTAAGAAAGGATTCGACTGGAACATTGGTGGTACTTTCTCTAAAAATGAGAACAAGATTACCAAGATGGCAGGGGCCAATAAAGTGGCTTATTTAAATGGTAGTGTAGCCGTTGCCGTAGGATCAAACGCTCAAGATAAGTTATCGGTATTGAAAGAAGGATATGAAGCAGGTGCTTTCTTCCTAGTTCAGTCAGATGGTATCCTTTCAACTCAAGAAGAAGTGGATGCTTACAATGAATACTTTGGTGCTGAGGTAGCCAAACTAGGTGATTTAAAATTGGTAGATCAGCCAACGATAGATACTACTGGTGATGGTATCCCAGACACAGGAGACAGACAAATTGATGATGAAGATAGAGTGTACGCAGGTTCGGGTATGCCAGATTTTGAAGTCGGTTTAAATATGGGAGCCTCTTATAAAGGATTTGATATTTCAGTTCAATTCTATGGAGCATTTGGTGGTGAAGTGATCAACGGTAACAAAGCATTTGCTTATCAAGAAGGTGTCCATAAAGATCTTGTTTACCAATGGACGGAGCAAAATCCAACAACAAATGTACCTGCTTATAGAGGTGGTGGACACGAAAACTATAGAGGTCGTAACGATATCTATTTAGAAGACGGTTCTTTTGTTCGTCTTAGAAATGTAACTATTGGTTACATGTTGCCAGAAAATCTTAATAAGAAAATGGGCATCAGTAAATTCAGAATTTATGCTACGGCGATCAACCCACTAACATTTACCAATTACACAGGTTACGATCCGGAAGTAGGTAATAATGGATTGAGTTCTAGAGGTATCGACAGAGGTACATATCCAGTAACAGCATCGTATAGAGTAGGTTTACAATTCGGCTTCTAA
- a CDS encoding apiosidase-like domain-containing protein, producing the protein MRSLILTLLTFLIMPLSYGQIKVWKSKNELKKITTSQWEVNDLVFKAKKKLDKPFDVEVYAEVTNDQSEVKKVPLFYNGNGEWVFRFSSSDVGRNIYKITSSERLFDGRKGEIIVTENKKDDRHGSIVLNEESPQHFFYEDGKHYFNLAFECDWLFALDYGKEELSKTKHLLKVLNEYKFNQIVMNVYSYDVSWPKDPKLKDYPQFEYGSREDIYPFLGSNSAPDFSTLNVDFFQHLDQVISEMHDHEIVSHLMIYVWNKRVNWPDMNTEEDNRYYDYVIKRYQAFPNIVWDVSKEALLYGRATNEYISERIQRAKALDAYDRMISVHDYGFCKRHPDEVDFISMQNWERALYQRMMDAKNEFKKKPIFNIEHGGYEEAPFQVFPGAYTNAEACLRRNYECIFAGGYTTYYWQSASWNVVIHNPFQQGDDFEKPHFEYFTHMANLFDKFNFENFEPLSWFNSSGYNLTNKKDGVVMMYTPKECQWIGVANVVKKFDASEAKQQWFNTLTGEFSDEEPYNTKPFDFWYERPWKGEADVILIVKDLKPKEVE; encoded by the coding sequence ATGAGATCATTAATCCTTACTCTCCTTACCTTTTTGATCATGCCACTGAGTTATGGGCAGATCAAAGTATGGAAATCAAAAAATGAATTAAAGAAAATAACTACCTCACAATGGGAGGTAAATGACTTGGTCTTTAAGGCAAAAAAGAAACTGGATAAACCTTTTGATGTAGAGGTATATGCAGAAGTCACCAACGATCAGTCAGAAGTAAAAAAGGTACCATTATTTTACAATGGAAATGGAGAGTGGGTGTTCCGTTTTTCGAGTAGTGATGTTGGAAGAAATATCTATAAAATCACTTCATCAGAACGACTATTTGATGGAAGAAAAGGCGAAATTATCGTTACAGAAAACAAGAAAGACGACCGTCATGGAAGCATTGTATTGAATGAAGAATCTCCTCAGCATTTCTTTTACGAAGATGGGAAACACTATTTCAACTTGGCTTTTGAATGTGATTGGTTATTTGCTTTAGACTATGGAAAAGAAGAATTGTCGAAGACAAAACACTTGTTGAAGGTATTGAATGAGTATAAGTTCAATCAGATCGTAATGAATGTCTATTCTTATGATGTTTCTTGGCCAAAGGATCCCAAATTAAAGGATTACCCACAGTTTGAATATGGAAGTAGAGAAGATATTTACCCGTTTTTAGGATCGAATTCAGCACCTGATTTTAGCACTTTAAATGTCGATTTCTTCCAACATTTAGACCAAGTGATTTCAGAAATGCACGATCATGAAATAGTGAGTCATTTAATGATCTATGTTTGGAACAAAAGAGTCAATTGGCCCGATATGAATACTGAAGAGGATAATCGATACTATGATTATGTCATCAAAAGGTATCAAGCATTTCCAAACATTGTGTGGGATGTATCTAAGGAAGCATTATTATATGGTAGGGCTACGAATGAGTATATCTCAGAAAGAATCCAAAGAGCAAAAGCTTTGGATGCCTACGATCGTATGATATCTGTTCACGATTATGGTTTCTGTAAAAGACATCCCGATGAAGTCGATTTTATCTCAATGCAAAATTGGGAAAGAGCTTTATATCAACGTATGATGGATGCGAAAAATGAGTTTAAGAAGAAACCAATTTTTAATATTGAACATGGCGGTTACGAAGAAGCCCCTTTCCAAGTTTTTCCTGGAGCTTATACCAATGCAGAAGCTTGTCTAAGAAGAAATTACGAATGTATTTTTGCAGGTGGGTATACCACGTATTATTGGCAATCGGCTTCATGGAATGTGGTTATTCATAATCCGTTCCAACAAGGAGATGATTTTGAAAAGCCTCATTTTGAATACTTCACTCATATGGCCAACCTTTTCGATAAATTCAACTTTGAGAACTTCGAACCTTTATCATGGTTTAATTCTAGCGGCTACAACCTCACTAATAAAAAAGATGGAGTAGTGATGATGTATACACCAAAAGAATGTCAGTGGATAGGTGTTGCCAATGTGGTAAAGAAGTTTGATGCTTCAGAAGCAAAACAACAGTGGTTCAATACGCTCACAGGAGAATTTTCTGATGAAGAACCTTACAATACCAAACCTTTTGATTTCTGGTATGAGCGTCCATGGAAAGGAGAAGCAGATGTGATTTTGATTGTGAAAGATTTGAAGCCGAAGGAGGTGGAATAA
- a CDS encoding Rpn family recombination-promoting nuclease/putative transposase: MATSKYINPFTDFGFKKIFGEEENKDILIDFLNTILPDEDKIYDLTYKSSEKLSSHETDRKAIFDLYCENEKGEKFIVELQRAHQTFFKDRTVYYSTFPIQEQATKGQPEGKGWKYELKAVYVVSLMDFTFDQSADFHHVVELKNQRNEVFYDKLKFIYLELPKFKKSEQELSNHFDKWIYILNRLESFTEAPKFYQEYIFKRVFEITEYTALAKEEQMRYEEDLKIFRDYLNTLDTAEAKGREEGRKEGVLEGERRKAIETAKSMLSDGLPPEKISIYTGLTVEEISQLK, encoded by the coding sequence ATGGCAACTTCAAAATATATCAACCCATTTACGGATTTTGGATTTAAGAAAATCTTTGGCGAAGAGGAGAATAAAGATATCCTAATTGATTTTTTGAATACCATTCTTCCTGATGAGGATAAAATATATGATTTAACATATAAATCATCTGAAAAGCTTTCTAGTCACGAAACGGATAGAAAAGCCATTTTTGATTTGTATTGTGAAAATGAAAAAGGAGAAAAGTTTATTGTTGAATTGCAACGAGCTCATCAAACCTTTTTTAAAGATAGGACTGTTTACTATTCAACTTTTCCGATTCAAGAACAGGCCACAAAGGGTCAACCAGAAGGAAAAGGTTGGAAATATGAACTGAAAGCAGTTTATGTGGTAAGTTTAATGGATTTTACTTTTGATCAATCAGCAGATTTTCATCATGTGGTTGAATTAAAAAATCAAAGAAATGAGGTATTCTATGATAAGTTGAAATTTATCTATTTGGAACTACCGAAATTTAAAAAATCTGAACAAGAACTTTCTAATCATTTTGATAAATGGATTTACATTCTAAATAGATTAGAAAGTTTTACTGAAGCACCAAAATTCTATCAAGAGTATATTTTTAAAAGAGTTTTTGAAATTACCGAATACACAGCATTGGCAAAGGAAGAACAAATGAGATATGAAGAGGATTTAAAAATCTTTAGAGATTATTTAAATACTTTGGACACTGCAGAAGCTAAAGGAAGAGAGGAAGGTAGAAAAGAAGGTGTTCTTGAAGGGGAAAGAAGAAAGGCTATAGAAACTGCAAAATCAATGTTGAGTGATGGCTTACCTCCAGAAAAAATCTCTATTTACACAGGTTTAACGGTTGAAGAGATCAGCCAATTGAAATAA